A segment of the Candidatus Eisenbacteria bacterium genome:
CCGGGTGACGGGTTGGGGAGTGGTCGAGCACGCGGGCGCGGGGTTCCGCGAGCTCGCCAGCGGCACGATCCGCCTCGGCACCACCGACACGCTGGCCGATCGTCTCGCCCGGCTGCACGTCGAGTGCCTGGCGCTGGCGCGCACCTGGACGCCCGACGCGCTCGTGCTCGAGCGCAACTTCGTCGCCCACAACGTGCAGAGCGCGTTCCGCATCGGCGAGGTGCGCGGCGTCGTGCTCGCGGCCGCGGCGGCGGCGCGCCTCCGGGTGCACGAGTACGCGCCCGCGGCGGTGAAGCTGGCCGCCGTCGGACACGGGCGCGCCGACAAGGAGACGGTCGGTCGCGGCGTCACGGCGATCCTGCGGCTCGGTGTCCGCCCGCCGGCCGACGCGGCCGACGCGCTCGCGGTCGCGCTCTGCCATCTCCAGCAGGCGCCGCTCGAGGCGGCGATCGCGCGCGCCGAGCGCAGTGCTCGTTCGCGACGCGCGGCGGAGCGACACGAATGATCGCCCGGCTCGCGGGCACGCTCGCGGAGAAGGCGCCCGATCGGGTCGTCGTCGACGTGCAGGGCGTCGGCTACGTGGCCCTGGTCTCGCTCCAGACGTTCACGGCGCTGCCGGCGCTCGGCGCGGCGGTGCGATTGCTCGTCCACACCGAGGTGCGCGAGGACGCGATCGAGCTCATTGCATTCGCAGGGGAGGGCGAGCGCACGCTCTTCCACCTGTTGCGCAAGGTGAAGGGGCTCGGGCCGCGCACGACGCTCGCGGTGCTCTCGGGCATGCCGGCGCCCGAGCTGGCCGGGGTCATCGCCGCCGGCGACGTCGGCCGCCTCCAGTCGATTCCCGGCGTCGGCAAGAAGCTCGCCGAGCGCGTCGTGGTCGAGTGCCGGGCCGCGGCCGCGGCGCTGGCGAACGGGCACGCGCCCACCGCGATACCCGCGACCACGCTCGGCGGTGTCGCCGACGAGGCGGTGTCGGCGCTCGTCAATTTGGGCTACAAGCGCGCCGAGGCCGAGAGCGTGGTGAAGAAGGTTCGGACGGAGGGCGCGCCGCTCGAGGACGTGATCCGCGCGGCGCTGCGGGGGCTCGCGGGCGGGTGAAGCGCCCGGACGACAGCCCGATCGTCCCCGAGGCGTACGAGGAGGACAGCCTCGTCGAGGCGCCGCTGCGTCCGCGCACGCTCGACGAGTACGTGGGCCAGGAGCCGCTGCGCGAGAACCTGCGCGTGCAGATCGAAGCCGCGCGCGCACGCGGCGACGTGCTGGACCACATCCTGCTCTGCGGCCCGCCCGGCCTCGGCAAGACCTCGCTCGCGAACGTCATCGCCAACGAGCTCGCGACCGGGCTCCGCCCGACCTCGGGGCCGGTGCTCGAGCGGCCCGGCGATCTCGCGGCGTTGCTCACGAACCTCGATCGCGGACAGGTATTCTTCGTCGACGAGATCCATCGCCTGAACCACGTCGTCGAGGAGACGCTCTACCCGGCGATGGAGGACTTCCAGCTCGACATCGTCGTCGGTCAGGGCCCGACGGCGCGCTCGCTGAAGCTCCCGCTGAAGCCCTTCTGCCTGGTCGGCGCGACCACTCGAGCGGGCCTCCTGACCTCGCCGCTGCGTGACCGCTTCGGCGCGACCTTCCGCCTGGACTTCTACGCGACGGCCGAGCTCGAACGCATCCTCGCGCGCTCGGCACGCATCCTGGACGTGCCCCTCGACCCGGACGGGGCCGGCGAGATCGCGCGCCGCTCGCGCGGCACGCCACGAATCGCGAACCGCCTCTTGCGGCGGGTGCGCGACTACGCGCAGGTGCGCGCGAACGGCCGCATCACGCAGGACGTCGCACGCGGCGCGCTGCGGCTCCTCGAGGTCGACGAAGCGGGCTTCGACAAGATGGATCGTGCGCTCCTGCTCGCCATCATCGACAAGTTCGCGGGCGGTCCGGTAGGCCTCGACACGCTCGCCGCCGCCATCGGCGAGGAGCGGGACACGATCGAGGACGTCTACGAGCCCTTCCTCATCCAGGAGGGTTTCCTCGCCCGGACCCCGAAGGGCCGCGTTGCGACGGCGATCGCATACGGCTACTTCGGCCGCCGCGCCGGGACGCAACCTCCGGAACCCGGCCAGCAAGGGAGGCTCCTGTGATGACTCGTCTCTTCGCCGTCGCCGCGCTCGTCGTCGCCATGGCGGCGTCGGCGGGCGCGCACGACTGGAACGACAAGGCGATCGCCTGGAAGAGCCTCGACGAGGGCCTGGCGTTGGCCAAGAAGGAGAAGAGGCCGATCTGCCTCATCGTCTACACCGAGTGGTGCCCGCACTGCGC
Coding sequences within it:
- the ruvB gene encoding Holliday junction branch migration DNA helicase RuvB translates to MVPEAYEEDSLVEAPLRPRTLDEYVGQEPLRENLRVQIEAARARGDVLDHILLCGPPGLGKTSLANVIANELATGLRPTSGPVLERPGDLAALLTNLDRGQVFFVDEIHRLNHVVEETLYPAMEDFQLDIVVGQGPTARSLKLPLKPFCLVGATTRAGLLTSPLRDRFGATFRLDFYATAELERILARSARILDVPLDPDGAGEIARRSRGTPRIANRLLRRVRDYAQVRANGRITQDVARGALRLLEVDEAGFDKMDRALLLAIIDKFAGGPVGLDTLAAAIGEERDTIEDVYEPFLIQEGFLARTPKGRVATAIAYGYFGRRAGTQPPEPGQQGRLL
- the ruvC gene encoding crossover junction endodeoxyribonuclease RuvC codes for the protein MRALGIDPGSRVTGWGVVEHAGAGFRELASGTIRLGTTDTLADRLARLHVECLALARTWTPDALVLERNFVAHNVQSAFRIGEVRGVVLAAAAAARLRVHEYAPAAVKLAAVGHGRADKETVGRGVTAILRLGVRPPADAADALAVALCHLQQAPLEAAIARAERSARSRRAAERHE
- the ruvA gene encoding Holliday junction branch migration protein RuvA is translated as MIARLAGTLAEKAPDRVVVDVQGVGYVALVSLQTFTALPALGAAVRLLVHTEVREDAIELIAFAGEGERTLFHLLRKVKGLGPRTTLAVLSGMPAPELAGVIAAGDVGRLQSIPGVGKKLAERVVVECRAAAAALANGHAPTAIPATTLGGVADEAVSALVNLGYKRAEAESVVKKVRTEGAPLEDVIRAALRGLAGG